The Oryza brachyantha chromosome 6, ObraRS2, whole genome shotgun sequence region TCATCGACAGCTTCgtcccaccgccgccccccgccgccgcctcctcctccaacgCCCTCTTCGCCGTGGTTATGATCGCCCTCGCCTGCCTctccgccacctcgccgccgccgccgccattgtcCACAGCCGcgctctcctccttctccggcAGCGCAAGAACGTCCCGCGCGCTGTGCCTCGCCATGACCGACCGGTCGACGCCGGGATCTCTCTCTTGGCCGGATAGATGGCCGGTGCTGATCGACACGACGCGACTAGATCGACGAAGAAGAAACTGATCTATCTTcgaagaggaggcggcgatcgatcgatgggaGACGGGAGATCGACGAGCCCGGAGCTTTTAAAGCCCGCGATCTTTTGGcgcgtgcacatggatgcaataAACGCACGTGCGGATTTGGTTTTAAATTTTcggcgcgtgcgtgcgtgcgtgcgacCTATGTTTCGCACGCAGACAGCATGGACATCGAGGTTAATTAACTCATCGGCTAATTTGCCAGTTCGGGAAAGCCGTGGGGTGCGGGCCCACCGGCTAATTATGGCAAATTAGGCTTCTTTGATCGAGTTGcttgctactactactatagcTCTGGATGCTGCAGGCATGATGGGCACGTGCTGATTTGGAAGATACTGTGTACAGGTGAATTTAGGCGCGTGAGTGTACTTAAAGCGTGCGCGAATTGCCTGGCGATTTTGTTTAGGTACACATTCAAATTGGCTAGGAATGAGATTAATTAGTACTCcaccctccgtttcacaacataagattttctagtgtTAGAGACTTCACAAAAGCCCCACGCATATGTGGTCATGCATATGGTCATTTGATTGACCATGCAAAAAAAGATTTCTCATCCATATTCCCTTACACTCCAAGAGATCATGCATAATTCATCATccacatttattttattaatattttgtagccACCTATTTCTCATGTTGATATTACTCCCTTCTCTTATAATTAAATGTTGAAATATGCATGAagaagagagaacatctaaatttgaatGACCTCCCTCTAATTTGGATGGTCATCTATTTTTGCATGATGGGTTGCAATGATCTGTTAGAACTAGTTTTTCTcttcatatcatctattttccaTATGCATGATGGGATACATTAGCTCTTAGGAATGCtcatatctagatttatatgaatgctaataaatctagacatatatataaattatatacatccatcaattaataaattcaGGCAAGATTAGAACCACTGAAACAgaatttttcaatataaatgatactatatttttggatgatgCGATAAATAATATCGAAAACTTGTTTCCCTcacatcatctattttcaggataaaatagaaaatagataGATGGTAGAATAGATAATATGCTGGGCACTTGCCAGTTGACACCCCTCAAACCGCAGACCCAAACATCAGGAAAGCTCTTGTTGGGCTAGGCGATCGATGTTCATTTTGGCTTATGAGTTATGAGATGAGCTACTTTATCAATTTCCACAAACACATTTCTTAAGCTACTAAATCGTGTGTTTtctaaaaaacttttatttataagagtttctatttaaatcaaataaatttattttaggtttataatagttaatacaTAGTTAATCATGTGTTAGTGAACCATCGCATTATATGCACGTGCACCGCAGTACGCTAAGCTCCAGCCTCATATATTAAACGTAAGCTGGTGGGAGCTGAACCGCCTGATTGAATCAGCGAGTTCGGAACGAGATACCCAACATTTGGCTGGAGCGGGCCTGCTTTCCATGCAGACATATATAATCAGCACATGCACCCAGCAGCAAGTCAG contains the following coding sequences:
- the LOC121054810 gene encoding uncharacterized protein LOC121054810, which translates into the protein MARHSARDVLALPEKEESAAVDNGGGGGEVAERQARAIITTAKRALEEEAAAGGGGGTKLSMKRSLEWFLESRRKRVATAAAGDRRRNGDDSSSSCSN